The following nucleotide sequence is from Harpia harpyja isolate bHarHar1 chromosome 7, bHarHar1 primary haplotype, whole genome shotgun sequence.
GCTGTGGATCCTAGTGGTGGTGTGGCTTGAATGACCTGGGGAGGTTGGTGGCTGCTGTTGGGCAGATAATTCCTGTGGGACTGCAGCTGTTCTCTTAGCTGCTGTAGACACATAGAAAGGAGGGATGTGGAGAGAAGAGGTGGTGTGGTGATGCTTCTCCTGGGAGCTGGAAATGCATGGCTGCTGGGATGAGCTCTGCTCTTGACTCTGTCAGCCAAGGGTTCAGTGGCAAAATGGAGCTGGAATTGCCTGTTGAAAACACTTCTTGGCAAGCACCAGACTGAAGTGCTGTTTGGGATGCTCCCAGCTGGTCCTATCGTGTTGAGAAGCgagacaggagctgctgaagccatCTGCCAGCATCCGTCAGTCTCTGGCCCTTTCAGTGCTTGGATGCTGAGGCATGTCTGTGAGCGCAGGGGAACCGGGCTGAGATGAGCTGCAGTTATACCGTATCTCCGCTTCAATACCCTGTTAGTGCCTTCAGGCTCCTGGTCACATGAATATATTGTGCATCACCATCTCAGAGGCACTGGGGCTGTGGTGTGCTGTGGTGTAGTGTGGTGGAAGCTGGATCAGCTGGAGTGCTGACGAGCTCTGGAGAAGGAGAATGCTGGTTGGAGGGGAGCAAAGGACTAGGAAGACATGATGTTGACATCAGGTCCTAGAAAGCCTCCGAAAGGGTTGCCTGAGGTCCTGCAGGGTGAGAAAGGGTGTTAGCATCTCTGTGCAGCTGACTGCTGGTAACTCCCCGTGACGCAGATGTGCTAATCTGGATCTGGCACTGCCGCTGGGCCTTGGACACTCACATCCTCTTCCTGCTTTGGTCTGGCTGTCCTGCCTCTTTGTTTGTTCCTCCCTCATCTCTCACTTCTGATAAGGCCTGTCCTACCTTTATAGTTTAAATTAAACTTGAGGGGCTGAGCAAACACCAAGACTCAATGGGcttgtggggagaaggggaaggtggggGTGGACTGTGCCATATGGCGCTAAacccttttgctgcttttctgccctAGATATTGCTGTGGAGTTGCTGCAGAACGTGGCTCCCAGCCCTATCCGCAGACTCCAGAAGAAATATGTCTCTCACGTGTCTCGGTAAGAAGCAAAAGCTGTCCCTTCATGTTCTGTGTCAGAACTGGGAGCTTTGGTCTCACCTATGACTCACTTCTGTCCCTTGAGCCAGCACAGGCTTTGTCTCTTAGGCCTGATTAGTGTCAAAGAGGAGCTGGCGGCAGGTGGCAAGGATAGCAGGCATAGTGGCTTCCTGACACAGCCAGGCCCGCTTCAGGTTGGCCCTGCTCTCTGGGGTGCAGGGGTGCTCTTGTAACTGGGAGTCTGTGCTGGCTGGATCTGCAGCTCACTGGGTAGCCTGGGTCTGCtcttggcagccaagcccttgcagtgtgcctggctgcaggcagggttgCTCACTTTGGAGctggctgtgcctgggaacaggAGCCAGGGCTTTCTGCTCTCCACCCTGCATCCCCTGCACTTTCTCTGGCTGTAGCTCAGGACAGCCAGCATGGAGCTGGCAAGGCTGGGATGTATCTAGCGGTCTTATTTACTAAACCACCCCACTACCCACCTGGGAAGGGAGCAGCCAAGTTGTGCCATGGTGGCTGGGATGTTTGTAGCACACAGATAACATTCGGGTTGGTTCTTgccctgtcccacagggaagctTGCATCTCACCCTGCTCCATGATGCTGGCACTGGTTTACATTGAGAGACTCCGGCACCGGAACCCTGAATACCTCCAGCAGATCTCATCTTCAGACCTCTTCCTGATCTCCATGGTGAGCAGTGTGGGCTGGGGGGGTCACTGGGTTGGAGGGAGGCCTGGAGGAGTGCAGGGGGGACTGAGATCCTgtcctttgtgctgcttttagATGGTTGCTAGTAAGTACCTGTATGatgagggtgaggaggaggaagtgtTCAACGACGAGTGGGGAGCAGCAGGAAAGGTGGACGTCCAGACCATGAACACACTGGAGATGAACTTCCTGAGTGCCATTGTAAGTGGGGCTGTTGCTGCGGCCAGCTATTTCACAGAGTGGGGGAAAGGAAGCATTGAGGGGAGTCTGGATTTCTGTTTTTCCCCCATGTACTCCCATGAAGGAATAGAGAAGGATGTGTCTGGGTGCTGGGTGGCCTGCCCAGACTGTGCTGACCTTTCACTGCTGTCCCCACAGGACTGGAGTCTCTACACAGATCCCCGGGAGCTGTTTGAAGTGCTGAGCTGGCTGGAAGGACGGTAGGTCTGTGGGGTAGGGGTGAGCCTTTCATCCACCTtgcagccctggctctgccccTGCTCAGAGCTAGCCCTGCTGCAGTGGAATAAGAGGTTGAGGTACCTGTGAGCCTTTGCTAGGCTCTGCAGCTCCCTTCCACAGACCTTGAGCAGGGTCTTTTCCAAGCCTGCCTGGGCTGAAGCTTCTTTGATGGGGAAGGTCCGTGCCACATCcgccattctcttttttttcctgcagcgtGGCAGAAAAGCAGGGCATGTGGCGTGGCTGGTTCACCTACACGGATCTGTGTGTCCTCATGGAGCAGTCCATGTGGCAGCATGTGCTGGGCCAGTTCTACCAGCAAGTGGTAAAGGTAAGGGCATGGGACAGCAGCTACTGGCAAGAACGTGGGACCCAGCAGGCCATGAGTTTGGAGCAGGACCCTCTTTTCCTCTGGGAGCAGCAGCTTGGTTTATTCCCTGTTGAAAAGGGAAGCTGTCAGAAGCCAGAAGATGATGatttgcagctctgctgcctgaggCACTGCAGCCTGGTTCTGGGTTagtctgccctgtgctggaccGCAGCCCCACAAGTCATGGTGCAAGGTCATGGTGGTGGCATGGAGGGAACTGGGTGCTGGCTGGGGATTTAAACAGGAACTGCTACATTTTAGCTGGGGCATTTTGGTTTGTGGTATTTAGGCCCTGCTTTGAACAGGCTGTGTGCTACCCACTGTTAGCAGCgtggctgcctgctccctggcATCCATCCAGCcctggtgctggtgctgccgTTTGCCATCACGGCTGCTGGGTCGATGCATGGCCATGCTGGGTCACGGCTGGctgtggggtgctgctggggggtctGGGCTAACAGTTGGCTTCTCTGCAGCTGGCCTGCCTCCTGGGCGTGGTGTACCTGACCGGCTTCGCTGCTGTCTTCGCCTCCGTCACAGTGGTGCACGGGTCTGTGTGCATGAGGAGCGTCAGCCTTGCAGCCCCCCAGCCTGCGCTGTTCTCCAAGGagggcagctgccagctggatgcccagccagccccagcccctgaccagccccagcccaacctgCCTGACgtctccccagccagcagcacctgTTGCCTGGGGGAGAACGAGACGACCAAGGAAGCATGTCGTGGGGGTGTCACAGCAACCGCGCTCTACCTGTGGAGCAGCGTGATGACGGCTCTGTCCTATCCGAAGGCGCCTGATCTAGCCCAACATAGGAGCCCCCCGCAAGGCCCCTTCCGGAGAGTACCCACTGCCTGTGAGAGGTCTAACCGTACTGCCCCCATTGCAGCCCCCCGTCAGCCTGGCCCCTTCGGACTCGCCGTGCTCCCGGCTCCTCCGGTGCTCCACTGCCGTGCCTGCTCAGCCAGTGCAGGCCCCGCATGGGATGCAGCCCCCAACCGCAAGGACTGGCTGGACCCCCTGGGGCTGAGGCAGTGCTCCTTGCACACTGCCATGGATCTTGGTAGAATCAAGAGCTTCATTTTTCCCAGCTAGGAGCACAGGGCAGCagcccctttccccttccctcctagTGTGGCACAACTCACTTCCTTGCACTGCTAGGACCCTTGATCCCTGGGGCTGCATGGGGCTGCAGGCCCCTGTGTTACTTCCAAACCAGCATTTGTGTCCCCCCACCCAGGGCAGGGGTATCCTTCACTTTGGGGGCTGCTGGGACAGGTTGGGGCGGAGCTGGCTTGCTGTTGGAGTGCTGGGGTGGGAAGCTGCTAGCTAGAGGGCAGAAATGGGTTGCCCTTGGGCTGGGGTGCTAGGGCAAGGGAGATGTTGTACCTCTTCCTATAGCAAGTGGGTGGCCCTTTGTGGTGCTGGGCAGAGGTGGTGTGTGGGATGTAGGATGCTGGGGTTGTGTGTGCAGggtggaggggctggggcagtGACCCCAGTGGGGTGGTGGGGTGCTCCAGGAGGAGGTGGGGTGCctgggtgaggggagaggaggtcaaaggaggggggagtgagcagccCGAGCTGTCTGGCCATAAGCAGCAGTTCCCCTTGGGGGCTGCCAGGCCACTTCTTGGGGAGGCGCAAGGGTCACACCAGGAGGGGATCCTGATGTGGCTGTGCCCCAGGGAAAGGTTGTGCCCTGCTGAGCTTGGAGGTGGTGAAGTGTGGTTAAGGCTGAGCTTCCTTATCCTGCTTGTGTTGGGTGTTCTGAAACTGGGGTGCTCTGTGACCCCATCCCAAAGCCCAGCTGTCTGTGGCTGCGAGCAAACAGTGCCTGACTGCTccttggggtggggagaaggcaCCTTGTCTTGCTGACCATCCCAGCTTATCGTGCCCCTTCTTTTTACTGTGGATTTTACACCTGTTTTTCACTCTTTTGTAGATGCAAATCTCTTCCAATAAAAGTAGTTCTTGCTGTGCATCTGCCTTGTcctgctgagctgctctgtgctggcagCATGCCTGCCCCAGTGCGGTGCTCCATCGATGCATCTGTGCTTGTTCTCTGAGCCACTGCGCAGGGCAGATCCTAGGTGCTGCAAGTGAGCCCAGGAGCACTGTGAGGTCTGTCCTGCAGGGCTCAAGAGGGACCAGGCTCTCTGGTGACAGGAGGGACATCGGTTCTGGtgcctgggggaggcaggggcagtgggagagaggaggTTCCTCATCCTTGGGAATGTGGGGAATGCATGGTTTCCACCATTCTTTGCTCTCCAAAGTCTGTCCAGTTAATGAGTGAGCCCTGAGCGGCAAGGGCTTGGCAGGGTCGCTGTTGTGGTTGCTGGCACAGCCACCTCTGCCCGGTGACAAAAACATGAGCATCCCCTGCCTGTGCTCCCTTGGGAGTCTTCCTAGCCAAGTGGGGCAGCTCTTGTCCCTGGCATCCTTCTCTTGTGGCAGGATTCAGTGCCCTCCTCCTAGGAGCATGGGGGATGTAGTAGACACCCATCAGAGACCCTCATGGTGTGGGCACAGTGCCCTCAGTGGGGAATGGCAGGACCTGTGGGGGTTTGCACAGCTTTTAACGGGTTCCTTGGGGCCTGGTGGTGAGGAAGAGCTGGACCAGGAGTGCAGGGGGATGCCATGCTGGAGAGGAAAAAGCATGGGCAGGGCACACGGGAGCCAGAGGATGCTGCTGGTGGGGATGCTCTGAGCACATGAAGGAAGGGGTGTCTGTGCTGTGTACCACAAGAGGCAGGGATGGGATCCAGGCTGTGGGCAGTTGGCACTGTAACAGTGTCCAGTGTCCTGGCCGTGGGTGGCTGTCACCTGGCCCTCGTGGTGACAACCCAGGGTGACACTTGCATTCCTGGCCACAAGGGCAGGTTACTCACCAACTCAAGTTAATGGCTAACCCTGGGGCAGCTCCTGCAGAAGGTGGAAGTTCAGCTGTGTGTGGGCTGTGAGGAGccctcgggggtgggggggtgggagccTGCCCACCCCCTCTGCACCGCAAACTGGGAGCGCTGCGGGGAGGCAGCAGCATGAATGGGGGCCACTGTGGAGCGCCTGGTGCCAGGAGCCCTGTGCTCTCATCCTGCTCCCCACAGAAGATGTGCTCCTGGATGCTGAGCTGTTGCTTAGCCCTTCAAGTAAGGGGGGACGAGGGTGAGCAGCCAGAGAGATGGGGAGAGGACTGGGATCCTCGcaggtggcagggcaggggctgcatCCTGCCAGGCAAAGGGTGCGTGGGGCTCTGGCCAGGGTGTGCTGGGAAGGGAGTGGGCAGTGGTGGGCGCTGCCTGGGGCGTGTCAGTGAGCGTGCATCCACTCAGGGGGGCTGGGcacagggagctgcagctctggggGCTGCAGAGTCGTGACCAACCCCTCTCTTCCCTGCACAGCACCTGGCCGTGCAGGCCTCCTTGCTCTGcatcttccacctcctcctgctgcccaccctgcccgaGGAGCCATCCCATGCCCAGGCCACCAGTGAGCTACTGGCACGCAGCCTCTTTGCCTGTGGCATCTCCACGGTGCTGCAGACCACCCTGGGGAGCCGGTGAGCAAAGGGGATGAAGGGGATGCAGCTGTTACCAGGAGGAGGGTGATGCCATGGCAGGGCATGTTTCTGGCCCCTCCTAGGCTGTGGGAAGACAGGATTTGCTGGAGGTGGGAAGGAGCATGAGGTCAACCCCTTGCCCGGCATCTCTGCACTGCTGTCCTCTTCCTGCCATCACTGCATCCTCCTCTCTCACACATCCCTCTAGCAAAACTGCTGTGCTTTCCGTCTAGCTCCTCACTGCCTTGCTCCAGCATCATATGCAGCTCCTCCAGACCATCTGGTGCCTGTGCTGCCCGCGCCCCACGCAGGGGCTGGGTGTGTGCTTTGGCAAAGCCCCTGACCTCTGCACACATCCCATGGGCTGCCGCTTGGGATCTGCTAGGGCACGTTTGGGATATGGGGTGACCTCCTCCAGCTTTGGGGCTCTCATCTCTTTCCCTTCTCATCCCTTGCTCCTCTGGCAGCCAGGGCTTTGGGAGCAGCCCTGTCCCCTCTTTCCTCCCTAATgtgcccttgctgtccccttccccaggctgccacTAGTTCAAATTCCATCCTTTGAGTACCTGGTCCCTGCCATGGTGCTGAGCTCCCACCTGTCCCTCACTGCCAGCACGGACAGGAACGGTGAGTACAGCCCTGGAGCCTGTGTCCCATGGGGCCCGGGCCATGCCCGGGCCAGGGGAATGGCAAGTGACAAGGTGCCCGGTGCACTGAGTGGGGATGAGGGGTAGCAagggctcctgcctgctggccccTCTGGTGATGGTGCACAGCACCCTACTGGTTGCCTCCCCAGGGTCGGGGCTTATGCTGGCATCCTGGCCCTTCTCCAgccagcagcctctgccctgcaTGCTCTTGGACCCGGCTTCAGGAGCCCAGTGTCCATGTGCATCACATCCCTTTGAAATTCCCTTCCAGGCACAGCTGTTGCCAGTGTGTGCCCTGCACCGCACTGCACCATTGTAGGGAGCTGGGCTGCCTCGCTGCGAGAGGTGGGTGCTTCTGCGCTGGGCTTGGGTCCCCATCCTCCTGCTCCACCAGCGCCCCAGTTGTCACCTGCATCCCTGCACCCCCAGTCCCTTTTCCAGCCCTCCTGGGGATTGCCATGAATCAGGGTGACACAAGGGGATGTGCAAAGACAATGGAGATCGTGGTGCATGTGGGTACATATATTCCCCTGGGCTTGGGGTGAGCAGAGCACGGGAAACAAGTGATGCTACTGGCGCGGTGGGAGTGTGGCCAAGGGAAGGTGTTGGGCTGCTCTCCATGTATCCTGCCCCATGGGCCCCGTCCTTTTCTCCTCTAGGTCTCTGGAGCTGTGCTGGTCTCTGGACTGGTTCAGCTGGCACTGGGAGTGTCTGGCGTGTGCGGGTGGGCAGCCCGGCACTGTGGGCCCATGGTCCTGGCCCCCAGCCTCTCCATCATCGGGCTGTCCGCATACAAGGAGGCCGCTTTCTTCTGCTCCACTAACTGGGGGGTAGCGCTGCTGTATGTGAGCCTGGGGGCCACACTGGTGTGCAGCCCCCAGGGTTTCCCTTCACCATGGGGACAGGAATGGGGCATCCCCGCAGTGCATGGCACATGTTTGGGGCCCCATCGCCATGATGCTGCATGGTGACCTGTGCTCCCTCTCCTAGGCTCATGCTCCTTGCTGTCACCTTCTCCCAGCACCTGGGGTCCTGCCGCCTGCCCTTCTGCGCCTGGCCCCAGGCTTGGGGCAGCTCCATCGAGCCATCTGTCCCCACCCTGCGCACATTCTCGGTACTGTGGCTTGTCTGcccctgctccctctgctgtGCTCAGGCTTCTCTCCGAGCCTGACTCTTCGGTGTGGGGTTAGGTGAGACCTGGTggccctggagcagagctgggtgctgggagcagaggcagggttGAGAAGTCCTGGTGCAGCTCCCAGGGCATGGGTGCTCCAGAGGGAGCACAGGGGACCTGTGCTCGAGGGTGTTGGAGCAGCAGAGCCTGAGACGTTCCCCGCAGTGGTAAAAGGAGATGTGGCATGGCTCCTTGGGAGAGGTGACAGGACAAGGACCTGCTGTCTGGGGCACAGCAGACGAGGTGCTGGCCAGGGCAGGTAGGAGAGAAGGGTCCCCTGCTGAGGGTCCCCTTGCTGCCTTGCAGGTACTGCTCCCGTTTGCTGGTGTCTGCATCGTCTGTGCCATCCTCAGCCACCTCCACGTCCCCTGGGAATCACTGGACCTGGCCATGGCACAGCTGTCCTGGGCCAACAGCACCTTCCATGCCCCTTGGGTCCACATACCCTACGCAGGTGGGGTGcggcagggctgggtgcagccaTCTGCCTTTGGCCAGGGCCTCTACCACTTGTCCCTTCTCCCTCCACTGCAGGCGAGTGGGGGTGGCCGCTGCTCACCCCCCAGGCGCTGGCAGTGGGCATCGCCATGGCCATTGGCTGCAGCATGAACTCGGTGGGCTGCTATGTGCTGTGCGGCAGGCTGCTGCGagccccccggctgccccccgaAGCCTGCAACCGGGGGCTCTGCACAGAAGGGCTGGGCAGCctcctggcagggctgctgggcacCCCGGGGGGTACGGCCGCCAGCATCGCCAACACCTGCACCACCGGCCTCACGCAGGtatgcccggggtggggggaggaaggtcGGCAAGGGGTGGAGAGACAATGGAGCAGGAGGTGTGGGGGACCTGTAGCACCCAGGCTGTCACTGAGCCAGCACTGGGAAAGGCAGGTCTGTATGGCAGGATGGCGGGGGACAGAGTGGGGTGTGATGCTCCCCATCCTCACTTTCCCATCCTTCTTTCTGCCAGGTTGGCTCTCGCCTCTCGGTGCAAGTAAGCGCACTGGTGTGCGTGGTGCTGGGCATGTCCCCGAGGCTGGCAGGGTTCCTCACCCGCATCCCGCTGGCGGTTCATGGTGGGTAGCCTGCCCTTCCCCTGCACTGCGGTGCCTGCAGCCTACCTGGCGCTGCCTGActcctgctcctcacaggagGGGTGCTCTGTGTCACCTATGCTGTGGCTGTGGGCACGGGGATCTCCTACTTCCAGTACGCGGACATCGACTCGGGGAGGAACATCTTCATCGTCGGCTTCACCATGTTCGTGGCGCTGCTGGTGCCGCGGTGGTTCGGCGCGGGTCCGGCTCACCTGGCCACAGGTAGCGGGGACATTCCCCAGGCAAGGCAAAGCCTTGGGCCCCATGGCATGATGACCACATGTCTCCGATGTCCTGGAAGTCTGGGTTGGCTCACGACAGCAGGCAGCTCACTCTCCAACTCCTGGATCTGCCGTGGCagctcctgccccttccccactGCTGGGCTGGGACATCCTGGGTGATTCTGgccctgtccctgcaggctgggtGCCCCTGgacctcctcttcctttccctgctcaTGGTGCCTGTCTTCTTAACTGGCTTCTTGTCATTTTTCCTGGAGAACACAGTCTCAGGTGAGGGGCTGCTCTAGGTTCTCTGTGTGAGCTCCTGCTCTGAGGGCTGGATCTGGCTATGGGACTGTCCCCAAACCACTGGCTCTGCCTCCAGGCAGCCGCGGGGCTGGTGTGGACCGGGAGGGTGCAGCCAGAGGAAAGGGCTCCCATCTCACTGCGCACCACCCTGCTTGCAGGAACCCTGGAGGAGCGAGGGCTGCTCTCGGAGCTGGCACCACAGAAAGCTGGGGCAGGCGATCACCAGCCCTATGGAGCGAGGGGTGAAGCCAGCCAGGCATATGGGCTCCCTGCCGGGCTGAGGGGGCTGCTGCCATCCTCCTGCAAAGCCTTCCCCTGCTGCTTCCTCTGCCCGGGGagtgaggaagagaaggaggaggaagaggaggagggcagccGTGCCACTGAGGAGGGGACCGCTCCCCCAGGGGAAGGCACGCACCTGCTCCCCAAACCCGGCTCCGGGGAGCCGCAGCTGTCCAGGAGGCCGAGCGAGACGGAGATGCCCACATGGCACACTGTGGCCTGACCCCACGGTGCGGGGACACCTCATGGGGGACTGGAGCTGTGCCCCCAAGGCAGCTTGTGAGCCACTTTGCTCCTTGTTTCTGAAGCCCAGGTGGACTGGAGGGACCTGCGCTTCCACACTCCCAGCATGAACCTCATTTCCCTGCTTGGGAGAGAGCTATAAAAACCTTCAACCAACTTTGCCCTTTCCAGGGGTTTCCTTTCCAGCCAGGATTTGCCTGGGAGATGCCAGCCCACCCTCCCCTGGTTCCCTGAAGACTGTGACCACAGAGGGCATGTCCACCTGGTGTCACTGCAGCTGGGGATGTGGGTGCCCCTAAAGCCCACCATCACCCTGTGGACATGGCTGGGGAAGGGCTCAGTGCTTTAGCCAGCCCCAAAGCGCTGTCACCCCAGGCTCTGCTCACCCGCTGGCACCGTACTCAGGAAGGGCTGGCTCTTCACCTCCTCCCTGCCGAGTCCCAGCTGTGGccatggccccttgatgcccatGGCACCAGGTGTATACTAACACCCTGGCTCTGGCACAccccaggctgggggtgcagctcAGCTCAGTTCCCCAAAACAGTGAACCCCCTTTCACCTGCAGTGGGTTGGTCCCAGCAGCACTCACCACttaactgcccccccccccccagtattgTTCTTGTTGCTAAACCAGCCAGCAGCGGTTTTCTCTGTGGAAGAAAACATCGCCTTTGACCCCCACAATTAAGCTCAGTGCCTGGGTTGTTTCCTGCTGCTGGCTGGTTACGCCAACTGCAGTGGAGTCTGCACCAACCCTGCTCGCTGCTCCAGTGTTTACAGCAGACCAGAGTCCGTTTACAGCAGATCAGCTCCCCATGCTGC
It contains:
- the CNPPD1 gene encoding protein CNPPD1; this encodes MELDGLLLDEEGTFSLSGFQEFTFLPRHQQLSERVRKRLYYGWDKDCSLDNLSSPMADIAVELLQNVAPSPIRRLQKKYVSHVSREACISPCSMMLALVYIERLRHRNPEYLQQISSSDLFLISMMVASKYLYDEGEEEEVFNDEWGAAGKVDVQTMNTLEMNFLSAIDWSLYTDPRELFEVLSWLEGRVAEKQGMWRGWFTYTDLCVLMEQSMWQHVLGQFYQQVVKLACLLGVVYLTGFAAVFASVTVVHGSVCMRSVSLAAPQPALFSKEGSCQLDAQPAPAPDQPQPNLPDVSPASSTCCLGENETTKEACRGGVTATALYLWSSVMTALSYPKAPDLAQHRSPPQGPFRRVPTACERSNRTAPIAAPRQPGPFGLAVLPAPPVLHCRACSASAGPAWDAAPNRKDWLDPLGLRQCSLHTAMDLGRIKSFIFPS
- the SLC23A3 gene encoding solute carrier family 23 member 3 isoform X2 — translated: MNGGHCGAPGARSPVLSSCSPQKMCSWMLSCCLALQHLAVQASLLCIFHLLLLPTLPEEPSHAQATSELLARSLFACGISTVLQTTLGSRLPLVQIPSFEYLVPAMVLSSHLSLTASTDRNGTAVASVCPAPHCTIVGSWAASLREVSGAVLVSGLVQLALGVSGVCGWAARHCGPMVLAPSLSIIGLSAYKEAAFFCSTNWGVALLLMLLAVTFSQHLGSCRLPFCAWPQAWGSSIEPSVPTLRTFSVLLPFAGVCIVCAILSHLHVPWESLDLAMAQLSWANSTFHAPWVHIPYAGEWGWPLLTPQALAVGIAMAIGCSMNSVGCYVLCGRLLRAPRLPPEACNRGLCTEGLGSLLAGLLGTPGGTAASIANTCTTGLTQVGSRLSVQVSALVCVVLGMSPRLAGFLTRIPLAVHGGVLCVTYAVAVGTGISYFQYADIDSGRNIFIVGFTMFVALLVPRWFGAGPAHLATGWVPLDLLFLSLLMVPVFLTGFLSFFLENTVSGTLEERGLLSELAPQKAGAGDHQPYGARGEASQAYGLPAGLRGLLPSSCKAFPCCFLCPGSEEEKEEEEEEGSRATEEGTAPPGEGTHLLPKPGSGEPQLSRRPSETEMPTWHTVA
- the SLC23A3 gene encoding solute carrier family 23 member 3 isoform X1 — its product is MVLSSHLSLTASTDRNGTAVASVCPAPHCTIVGSWAASLREVSGAVLVSGLVQLALGVSGVCGWAARHCGPMVLAPSLSIIGLSAYKEAAFFCSTNWGVALLLMLLAVTFSQHLGSCRLPFCAWPQAWGSSIEPSVPTLRTFSVLLPFAGVCIVCAILSHLHVPWESLDLAMAQLSWANSTFHAPWVHIPYAGEWGWPLLTPQALAVGIAMAIGCSMNSVGCYVLCGRLLRAPRLPPEACNRGLCTEGLGSLLAGLLGTPGGTAASIANTCTTGLTQVGSRLSVQVSALVCVVLGMSPRLAGFLTRIPLAVHGGVLCVTYAVAVGTGISYFQYADIDSGRNIFIVGFTMFVALLVPRWFGAGPAHLATGWVPLDLLFLSLLMVPVFLTGFLSFFLENTVSGTLEERGLLSELAPQKAGAGDHQPYGARGEASQAYGLPAGLRGLLPSSCKAFPCCFLCPGSEEEKEEEEEEGSRATEEGTAPPGEGTHLLPKPGSGEPQLSRRPSETEMPTWHTVA